A stretch of the Nyctibius grandis isolate bNycGra1 chromosome 13, bNycGra1.pri, whole genome shotgun sequence genome encodes the following:
- the THOC2 gene encoding THO complex subunit 2 isoform X2 codes for MAVLLPAEWIKNWEKGGKSDFVQLCRTLSENKSHDNMSFRDIQQILYELAYHVVRGNLKHDQTSNVLGDVIEFREDMPSILADVFCILDIETSCLEEKSKRDNFTQLVLACLENSAYENKTLLPEYERMGVSFVNLQFLYLVSDTVLKERLDPETLESLGLIKQSQQFNQKSVKIKTKLFYKQQKFNLLREENEGYAKLIAELGQDLSGNVTSDLILENIKSLIGCFNLDPNRVLDIILEVYECRPEYDDFFVPLIESYMYMCEPQTLCHILGFKFKFYQDPSGETPSSLYRVAAVLLQHNLIDLEDLYVHLLPGDNAIIEEHKREIVEAKQIVRKLTMVVLSSEKTEEKEKEKEKEEEKTEKPPDNQKLGLLEALLKIGDWHHAQSIMDQMPPFYATSHKPIAIALCQLAHVTIEPLYRRVGVPKGAKGSPISPLPNKRAPKQADSFEELRKEVFNMLCYLGPHLSHDPILFAKVVRLGKAFMKEVGTMKKFISDRVVKFQSDGSKQEDKEKMETLFSCLLSITDQVLLPSLSLMECNACMSEELWGMFKTFPYQYRYRLYGQWKNETYDSHPLLVKVKAQTIDRAKYIMKRLTKENVKPSGRQIGKLSHSNPTILFDYILSQIQKYDNLITPVVDSLKYLTSLNYDVLAYCVIEALANPEKERMKHDDTTISSWLQSLASFCGAVFRKYPIELAGLLQYVANQLKAGKSFDLLILKEVVQKMAGIEITEEMTIEQLEAMTGGEQLKAEGGYFGQIRNTKKSSQRLKDALLDHDLALPLCLLMAQQRNGVIFQEGGEKHLKLVGKLYDQCHDTLVQFGGFLASNLSTEDYIKRVPSIDVLCNEFHTPHDAAFFLSRPMYAHHISSKYDELKKAEKGNKQQHKVHKYITSCELVMAPVHDAVISLHLPKVWDDISPQFYATFWSLTMYDLAVPHSSYDREVNKLKVQMKAIDDNQEMPPNKKKKEKERCTALQDKLLEEEKKQLEHVQRVLQRLKLEKDNWLLAKSTKNETITKFLQLCIFPRCIFSAIDAVYCAHFVELVHQQKTPNFSTLLCYDRVFSDIIYTVASCTENEASRYGRFLCYMLETVTRWHSDRVIYEKECGNYPGFVTILRATGFDGGNKADQLDYENFRHVVHKWHYKLTKASVHCLETGEYTHIRNILIVLTKILPWYPKVLNLGQALERRVHKICQEEKEKRPDLYALAMGYSGQLKSRKPFMIPENEFHHKDPPARNAVAATVQNGPGGAGMPTSLTVNTVRLEEGTTEETDKLKEKSQGVVKVINKAVNAAPKVTTTNGNSASNSKIIKEKDDKEKSGKEKDKEKKDKTPAAAPEMKALGKDGKEKPKEERANKDDKAREIKEKTPKSDKEKEKVKKEEKASKEEKSKTIVTIVESKSAAEKEREKEPSRERDVAKEMKSKENVKGGEKIPVAGSLKSPVPRSETSESEREQKRRKVDTHSSPSHSSTVKHYINHITPTMSKSKEREVDKKDLDKSRERSREREKKDEKDRKDRKRDHSNSDREVPQESAKRRKEENGTTGSSKHSKSESPSDSPRLNEKEKEKSKSKSSGKEKGDSIKVEKMEKSSSGSKKESRHDKEKTEKKEKRESTGGKEEKKHHKSSDKHR; via the exons tgTGCAACTATGTCGCACtctcagtgaaaataaaagccatgaTAATATGAGTTTCAGAG aTATCCAACAGATTTTGTATGAGCTTGCATACCATGTTGTCAGAGGAAACTTAAAGCATGATCAAACTTCTAATGTTCTTGGTGATGTCATA gAATTTCGGGAAGACATGCCTTCCATCCTGGCTGATGTATTCTGCATATTAG ATATTGAAACAAgttgtttagaagaaaaaagtaagcgGGATAATTTTACCCAGCTGGTATTAGCCTGTTTG GAAAATTCAGCATATGAAAATAAGACTCTTCTCCCAGAATATGAGAGAATGGGTGTAAGCTTTGTGAATCTGCAGTTCTTG tATCTTGTATCTGACACTGTCCTAAAGGAGCGTTTAGATCCAGAGACGCTGGAGTCATTAGGACTTATCAAGCAGTCTCAACAGTTCAATCAGAAGTCtgttaaaataaagacaaaactaTT TTATAAGCAACAGAAGTTTAATTTGTTAcgagaagaaaatgaaggttATGCAAAGCTCATAGCAGAACTGGGACAAGACTTATCTGGAAATGTCACTAGTGATTTAATCCTTGAAAATATCAAATCTTTAATAG GATGTTTTAACCTTGATCCTAACAGAGTTTTGGATATTATCCTAGAAGTCTATGAGTGCAGGCCTGAGTATGATGACTTCTTTGTACCACTGATAGAGTCTTACATGTACATGTGTGAGCCTCAAACTCTGTGCCATATCCTTGGGTTCAAATTCAAATTTTATCAG GATCCGAGTGGTGAGACACCTTCCTCCTTATACAGAGTTGCTGCTGTCCTTTTGCAACATAATCTCATTGATTTGGAAGATCTTTATGTTCAT CTTCTTCCAGGGGATAATGCCATCATTGAGGAACACAAGCGAGAGATAGTGGAAGCTAAGCAAATTGTCAGAAAACTTACGATGGTCGTCTTATCCTCTgaaaagactgaggaaaaggagaaggaaaaagaaaaagaggaggagaaaactgaaaag CCTCCTGATAATCAGAAGCTTGGTTTATTGGAAGCTTTATTAAAAATCGGTGATTGGCATCATGCACAAAGTATTATGGATCAGATGCCTCCGTTTTATGCTACTTCACACAAGCCGATTGCAATTGCACTTTGCCAGCTTGCACATGTGACAATTGAACCTCTGTACCGCAG AGTTGGTGTACCTAAAGGAGCTAAGGGGTCACCAATTTCTCCTTTGCCAAACAAGAGAGCACCAAAACAAGCAGACAGCTTCGAGGAATTGAGAAAGGAAGTGTTCAACATGCTTTGTTACCTTGGTCCTCATCTCTCCCATGATCCCATTTTATTTGCTAAAGTGGTGCGCCTTGGAAAAGCATTTATGAAAGAG GTTGGAACTATGAAGAAATTCATCAGTGACAGAGTGGTTAAG TTTCAGTCTGATGGAAGCAAACAAGAAGATAAAGAGAAAATG GAGACGCTGTTTAGCTGTTTGTTGAGTATTACCGATCAAGTCTTACTTCCGTCTCTTTCTTTGATGGAGTGCAATGCATGCATGTCTGAAGAATTATGGGGAATGTTCAAAACTTTTCCATACCAGTATCG GTACCGTCTTTATGGGCAATGGAAGAACGAAACATACGATAGTCACCCACTTCTAGTGAAAGTTAAAGCTCAAACCATAGACCGAGCCAAATATATAATGAA GCGTTTAactaaggaaaatgtgaaaCCCTCTGGAAGACAAATTGGGAAGCTCAGCCACAGCAATCCTACAATTTTATTTGATTAT ATTTTatcacaaatacaaaaatatgatAACTTAATAACTCCGGTTGTTGATTCACTGAAATACCTCACTTCGCTGAACTACGATGTCTTGGCAT ACTGTGTCATTGAAGCTCTGGCAAACCCTGAGAAGGAGAGAATGAAGCATGATGACACTACAATTTCGAGCTGGCTGCAGA GTCTGGCTAGCTTTTGTGGTGCAGTTTTCCGAAAATACCCAATTGAACTTGCTGGTCTACTTCAATATGTAGCCAACCAACTGAAAGCTGGGAAAAG CTTtgatttgcttattttaaaagaggTAGTACAGAAAATGGCAGGGATCGAAATTACAGAAGAAATGACAATAGAACAATTGGAAGCCATGACTGGTGGAGAACAACTGAAAGCTGAG GGTGGATACTTTGGCCAAATCAGGaatacaaaaaaatcttctcagAGGCTGAAAGATGCATTATTGGACCATGATCTTGCTCTTCCACTGTGCCTGCTTATGGCTCAACAGAGAAACGGTGTGATCTTTcaagagggaggggaaaaacatCTGAAGCTGGTGGGAAAACTGTATGATCAG TGCCATGACACCCTGGTACAGTTTGGTGGATTTTTAGCATCCAATCTAAGCACAGAGGATTACATTAAGCGAGTGCCTTCTATTGACGTTCTCTGTAATGAGTTTCACACACCTCATGATGCTGCATTTTTCCTCTCAAGACCAATGTATGCACACCATATTTCA TCAAAGTATGATGAACTAAAAAAAGCTGAGAAGGGAAAtaaacagcagcacaaagttCACAAATACATTACATCGTGTGAGCTGGTGATGGCTCCTGTTCATGATGCTGTGATTTCTCTGCACCTTCCCAAGGTTTGGGATGACATCAGTCCTCAGTTTTATGCTACATTCTGGTCTTTGACAATGTATGACCTTGCCGTCCCACACAGTAGCTATGACAGAGAAGTCAATAAACTTAAAGTCCAGATGAAAGCCATAGATGACAATCAGGAAATG CctccaaataaaaagaaaaaagaaaaagaacgtTGCACAGCTCTTCAGGACAAGCTCCTTGAAGAGGAGAAGAAGCAATTGGAGCATGTGCAGAGAGTTCTACAGAGACTGAAACTAGAGAAGGACAACTGGCTTCTGGCAA agTCTACCAAAAATGAGACTATCACGAAATTTTTGCAACTATGTATATTTCCTCGATGCATTTTTTCGGCAATCGATGCAGTTTATTGTGCTCACTTTGTAGAGCTGGTGCATCAGCAGAAAACACCCAACTTCTCCACACTTCTCTGCTATGACAGA GTTTTCTCTGATATTATATATACAGTTGCAAGTTGCACTGAAAATGAAGCTAGTAGATATGGCAGGTTTTTATGCTATATGCTGGAGACTGTGACTAGATGGCACAGTGACAGAGTCATATATGAAAAG GAATGCGGCAACTATCCAGGCTTCGTAACTATATTACGGGCAACTGGATTTGATGGTGGAAATAAAGCTGATCAATTGGATTATGAGAATTTTAGACATGTGGTACACAAATGGCACTATAAATTAACTAAG GCTTCTGTGCACTGCCTTGAAACGGGTGAATACACACATATCAGAAATATCCTGATTGTGCTGACCAAAATCCTTCCGTGGTATCCAAAAGTGCTGAACCTGGGCCAAGCCTTGGAAAGAAGAGTGCATAAGATATgtcaagaagagaaagagaagagaccTGATCTATATGCATTGGCTATGGG CTATTCTGGGCAGTTGAAAAGTAGGAAGCCTTTCATGATACCTGAAAATGAATTCCACCACAAAGACCCACCTGCCAGGAATGCTGTAGCTGCAACAGTACAAAATGGGCCAGGTGGTGCTGGGATGCCTACATCTCTCACAGTAAATACAGTTAGACTGGAAGAAGGCACTACTGAGGAGACTG ataaaCTAAAGGAGAAGTCTCAGGGTGTGGTGAAAGTTATTAATAAAGCTGTCAATGCTGCACCAAAGGTGACAACAACCAATGGAAACAGTGCTTCTAATAG caaaattattaaagagaaagacgataaagaaaaaagtgggaaggaaaaagataaagagaaaaaagacaagactCCAGCTGCCGCTCCAGAGATGAAGGCACTTGGGAAGGATGGGAAAGAGAAACCAAAGGAAGAACGGGCAAACAAAGATGATAAAGCAAGAGAGATCAAGGAGAAAACGCCAAAATCtgacaaagagaaggaaaaagtcaagaaagaagaaaaagcttcaaaagaagaaaaatccaagaCAATTGTTACCATCGTTGAGTCAAAGtcagctgcagaaaaggagagagaaaaggagccgtccagagaaagagatgtagcaaaggaaatgaaatccaaggaaaatgttaaaggaggagaaaagatcCCAGTAGCTGGGTCCTTGAAGTCACCTGTTCCCCGATCAGAAACATCAGAATCTGAAAGGG aacAAAAACGCCGCAAAGTTGATACACATTCTTCTCCATCACATTCCTCAACAGTAAAG CACTACATTAACCACATTACTCCAACAATGTCCAAGAGTAAGGAGAGAGAAGTGGACAAGAAAGATTTGGACAAGTCAAGGGAAAGatccagagagagagagaagaaagatgaaaaggacAGGAAAGATCGAAAAAGG GATCATTCAAACAGTGACCGAGAGGTACCGCAGGAGTCAGCTAAACGTCGCAAAGAGGAAAATGGGACAA CTGGTTCTTCAAAGCATAGTAAAAGTGAAAGTCCTTCCGATTCCCCTCGCttaaatgaaaaggagaaggagaagagcaaatcaaaatcttcaggaaaagagaaaggtgaTTCAATTAAAGTAGAAAAGATGGAGAAGAGCTCTTCTGGTagcaaaaag
- the THOC2 gene encoding THO complex subunit 2 isoform X3, giving the protein MAVLLPAEWIKNWEKGGKSDFVQLCRTLSENKSHDNMSFRDIQQILYELAYHVVRGNLKHDQTSNVLGDVIEFREDMPSILADVFCILDIETSCLEEKSKRDNFTQLVLACLENSAYENKTLLPEYERMGVSFVNLQFLYLVSDTVLKERLDPETLESLGLIKQSQQFNQKSVKIKTKLFYKQQKFNLLREENEGYAKLIAELGQDLSGNVTSDLILENIKSLIGCFNLDPNRVLDIILEVYECRPEYDDFFVPLIESYMYMCEPQTLCHILGFKFKFYQDPSGETPSSLYRVAAVLLQHNLIDLEDLYVHLLPGDNAIIEEHKREIVEAKQIVRKLTMVVLSSEKTEEKEKEKEKEEEKTEKPPDNQKLGLLEALLKIGDWHHAQSIMDQMPPFYATSHKPIAIALCQLAHVTIEPLYRRVGVPKGAKGSPISPLPNKRAPKQADSFEELRKEVFNMLCYLGPHLSHDPILFAKVVRLGKAFMKEFQSDGSKQEDKEKMETLFSCLLSITDQVLLPSLSLMECNACMSEELWGMFKTFPYQYRYRLYGQWKNETYDSHPLLVKVKAQTIDRAKYIMKRLTKENVKPSGRQIGKLSHSNPTILFDYILSQIQKYDNLITPVVDSLKYLTSLNYDVLAYCVIEALANPEKERMKHDDTTISSWLQSLASFCGAVFRKYPIELAGLLQYVANQLKAGKSFDLLILKEVVQKMAGIEITEEMTIEQLEAMTGGEQLKAEGGYFGQIRNTKKSSQRLKDALLDHDLALPLCLLMAQQRNGVIFQEGGEKHLKLVGKLYDQCHDTLVQFGGFLASNLSTEDYIKRVPSIDVLCNEFHTPHDAAFFLSRPMYAHHISSKYDELKKAEKGNKQQHKVHKYITSCELVMAPVHDAVISLHLPKVWDDISPQFYATFWSLTMYDLAVPHSSYDREVNKLKVQMKAIDDNQEMPPNKKKKEKERCTALQDKLLEEEKKQLEHVQRVLQRLKLEKDNWLLAKSTKNETITKFLQLCIFPRCIFSAIDAVYCAHFVELVHQQKTPNFSTLLCYDRVFSDIIYTVASCTENEASRYGRFLCYMLETVTRWHSDRVIYEKECGNYPGFVTILRATGFDGGNKADQLDYENFRHVVHKWHYKLTKASVHCLETGEYTHIRNILIVLTKILPWYPKVLNLGQALERRVHKICQEEKEKRPDLYALAMGYSGQLKSRKPFMIPENEFHHKDPPARNAVAATVQNGPGGAGMPTSLTVNTVRLEEGTTEETDKLKEKSQGVVKVINKAVNAAPKVTTTNGNSASNSKIIKEKDDKEKSGKEKDKEKKDKTPAAAPEMKALGKDGKEKPKEERANKDDKAREIKEKTPKSDKEKEKVKKEEKASKEEKSKTIVTIVESKSAAEKEREKEPSRERDVAKEMKSKENVKGGEKIPVAGSLKSPVPRSETSESEREQKRRKVDTHSSPSHSSTVKDNLNELKDSSAKHYINHITPTMSKSKEREVDKKDLDKSRERSREREKKDEKDRKDRKRDHSNSDREVPQESAKRRKEENGTTGSSKHSKSESPSDSPRLNEKEKEKSKSKSSGKEKGDSIKVEKMEKSSSGSKKESRHDKEKTEKKEKRESTGGKEEKKHHKSSDKHR; this is encoded by the exons tgTGCAACTATGTCGCACtctcagtgaaaataaaagccatgaTAATATGAGTTTCAGAG aTATCCAACAGATTTTGTATGAGCTTGCATACCATGTTGTCAGAGGAAACTTAAAGCATGATCAAACTTCTAATGTTCTTGGTGATGTCATA gAATTTCGGGAAGACATGCCTTCCATCCTGGCTGATGTATTCTGCATATTAG ATATTGAAACAAgttgtttagaagaaaaaagtaagcgGGATAATTTTACCCAGCTGGTATTAGCCTGTTTG GAAAATTCAGCATATGAAAATAAGACTCTTCTCCCAGAATATGAGAGAATGGGTGTAAGCTTTGTGAATCTGCAGTTCTTG tATCTTGTATCTGACACTGTCCTAAAGGAGCGTTTAGATCCAGAGACGCTGGAGTCATTAGGACTTATCAAGCAGTCTCAACAGTTCAATCAGAAGTCtgttaaaataaagacaaaactaTT TTATAAGCAACAGAAGTTTAATTTGTTAcgagaagaaaatgaaggttATGCAAAGCTCATAGCAGAACTGGGACAAGACTTATCTGGAAATGTCACTAGTGATTTAATCCTTGAAAATATCAAATCTTTAATAG GATGTTTTAACCTTGATCCTAACAGAGTTTTGGATATTATCCTAGAAGTCTATGAGTGCAGGCCTGAGTATGATGACTTCTTTGTACCACTGATAGAGTCTTACATGTACATGTGTGAGCCTCAAACTCTGTGCCATATCCTTGGGTTCAAATTCAAATTTTATCAG GATCCGAGTGGTGAGACACCTTCCTCCTTATACAGAGTTGCTGCTGTCCTTTTGCAACATAATCTCATTGATTTGGAAGATCTTTATGTTCAT CTTCTTCCAGGGGATAATGCCATCATTGAGGAACACAAGCGAGAGATAGTGGAAGCTAAGCAAATTGTCAGAAAACTTACGATGGTCGTCTTATCCTCTgaaaagactgaggaaaaggagaaggaaaaagaaaaagaggaggagaaaactgaaaag CCTCCTGATAATCAGAAGCTTGGTTTATTGGAAGCTTTATTAAAAATCGGTGATTGGCATCATGCACAAAGTATTATGGATCAGATGCCTCCGTTTTATGCTACTTCACACAAGCCGATTGCAATTGCACTTTGCCAGCTTGCACATGTGACAATTGAACCTCTGTACCGCAG AGTTGGTGTACCTAAAGGAGCTAAGGGGTCACCAATTTCTCCTTTGCCAAACAAGAGAGCACCAAAACAAGCAGACAGCTTCGAGGAATTGAGAAAGGAAGTGTTCAACATGCTTTGTTACCTTGGTCCTCATCTCTCCCATGATCCCATTTTATTTGCTAAAGTGGTGCGCCTTGGAAAAGCATTTATGAAAGAG TTTCAGTCTGATGGAAGCAAACAAGAAGATAAAGAGAAAATG GAGACGCTGTTTAGCTGTTTGTTGAGTATTACCGATCAAGTCTTACTTCCGTCTCTTTCTTTGATGGAGTGCAATGCATGCATGTCTGAAGAATTATGGGGAATGTTCAAAACTTTTCCATACCAGTATCG GTACCGTCTTTATGGGCAATGGAAGAACGAAACATACGATAGTCACCCACTTCTAGTGAAAGTTAAAGCTCAAACCATAGACCGAGCCAAATATATAATGAA GCGTTTAactaaggaaaatgtgaaaCCCTCTGGAAGACAAATTGGGAAGCTCAGCCACAGCAATCCTACAATTTTATTTGATTAT ATTTTatcacaaatacaaaaatatgatAACTTAATAACTCCGGTTGTTGATTCACTGAAATACCTCACTTCGCTGAACTACGATGTCTTGGCAT ACTGTGTCATTGAAGCTCTGGCAAACCCTGAGAAGGAGAGAATGAAGCATGATGACACTACAATTTCGAGCTGGCTGCAGA GTCTGGCTAGCTTTTGTGGTGCAGTTTTCCGAAAATACCCAATTGAACTTGCTGGTCTACTTCAATATGTAGCCAACCAACTGAAAGCTGGGAAAAG CTTtgatttgcttattttaaaagaggTAGTACAGAAAATGGCAGGGATCGAAATTACAGAAGAAATGACAATAGAACAATTGGAAGCCATGACTGGTGGAGAACAACTGAAAGCTGAG GGTGGATACTTTGGCCAAATCAGGaatacaaaaaaatcttctcagAGGCTGAAAGATGCATTATTGGACCATGATCTTGCTCTTCCACTGTGCCTGCTTATGGCTCAACAGAGAAACGGTGTGATCTTTcaagagggaggggaaaaacatCTGAAGCTGGTGGGAAAACTGTATGATCAG TGCCATGACACCCTGGTACAGTTTGGTGGATTTTTAGCATCCAATCTAAGCACAGAGGATTACATTAAGCGAGTGCCTTCTATTGACGTTCTCTGTAATGAGTTTCACACACCTCATGATGCTGCATTTTTCCTCTCAAGACCAATGTATGCACACCATATTTCA TCAAAGTATGATGAACTAAAAAAAGCTGAGAAGGGAAAtaaacagcagcacaaagttCACAAATACATTACATCGTGTGAGCTGGTGATGGCTCCTGTTCATGATGCTGTGATTTCTCTGCACCTTCCCAAGGTTTGGGATGACATCAGTCCTCAGTTTTATGCTACATTCTGGTCTTTGACAATGTATGACCTTGCCGTCCCACACAGTAGCTATGACAGAGAAGTCAATAAACTTAAAGTCCAGATGAAAGCCATAGATGACAATCAGGAAATG CctccaaataaaaagaaaaaagaaaaagaacgtTGCACAGCTCTTCAGGACAAGCTCCTTGAAGAGGAGAAGAAGCAATTGGAGCATGTGCAGAGAGTTCTACAGAGACTGAAACTAGAGAAGGACAACTGGCTTCTGGCAA agTCTACCAAAAATGAGACTATCACGAAATTTTTGCAACTATGTATATTTCCTCGATGCATTTTTTCGGCAATCGATGCAGTTTATTGTGCTCACTTTGTAGAGCTGGTGCATCAGCAGAAAACACCCAACTTCTCCACACTTCTCTGCTATGACAGA GTTTTCTCTGATATTATATATACAGTTGCAAGTTGCACTGAAAATGAAGCTAGTAGATATGGCAGGTTTTTATGCTATATGCTGGAGACTGTGACTAGATGGCACAGTGACAGAGTCATATATGAAAAG GAATGCGGCAACTATCCAGGCTTCGTAACTATATTACGGGCAACTGGATTTGATGGTGGAAATAAAGCTGATCAATTGGATTATGAGAATTTTAGACATGTGGTACACAAATGGCACTATAAATTAACTAAG GCTTCTGTGCACTGCCTTGAAACGGGTGAATACACACATATCAGAAATATCCTGATTGTGCTGACCAAAATCCTTCCGTGGTATCCAAAAGTGCTGAACCTGGGCCAAGCCTTGGAAAGAAGAGTGCATAAGATATgtcaagaagagaaagagaagagaccTGATCTATATGCATTGGCTATGGG CTATTCTGGGCAGTTGAAAAGTAGGAAGCCTTTCATGATACCTGAAAATGAATTCCACCACAAAGACCCACCTGCCAGGAATGCTGTAGCTGCAACAGTACAAAATGGGCCAGGTGGTGCTGGGATGCCTACATCTCTCACAGTAAATACAGTTAGACTGGAAGAAGGCACTACTGAGGAGACTG ataaaCTAAAGGAGAAGTCTCAGGGTGTGGTGAAAGTTATTAATAAAGCTGTCAATGCTGCACCAAAGGTGACAACAACCAATGGAAACAGTGCTTCTAATAG caaaattattaaagagaaagacgataaagaaaaaagtgggaaggaaaaagataaagagaaaaaagacaagactCCAGCTGCCGCTCCAGAGATGAAGGCACTTGGGAAGGATGGGAAAGAGAAACCAAAGGAAGAACGGGCAAACAAAGATGATAAAGCAAGAGAGATCAAGGAGAAAACGCCAAAATCtgacaaagagaaggaaaaagtcaagaaagaagaaaaagcttcaaaagaagaaaaatccaagaCAATTGTTACCATCGTTGAGTCAAAGtcagctgcagaaaaggagagagaaaaggagccgtccagagaaagagatgtagcaaaggaaatgaaatccaaggaaaatgttaaaggaggagaaaagatcCCAGTAGCTGGGTCCTTGAAGTCACCTGTTCCCCGATCAGAAACATCAGAATCTGAAAGGG aacAAAAACGCCGCAAAGTTGATACACATTCTTCTCCATCACATTCCTCAACAGTAAAG GACAACCTCAACGAACTCAAGGACTCTTCAGCAAAG CACTACATTAACCACATTACTCCAACAATGTCCAAGAGTAAGGAGAGAGAAGTGGACAAGAAAGATTTGGACAAGTCAAGGGAAAGatccagagagagagagaagaaagatgaaaaggacAGGAAAGATCGAAAAAGG GATCATTCAAACAGTGACCGAGAGGTACCGCAGGAGTCAGCTAAACGTCGCAAAGAGGAAAATGGGACAA CTGGTTCTTCAAAGCATAGTAAAAGTGAAAGTCCTTCCGATTCCCCTCGCttaaatgaaaaggagaaggagaagagcaaatcaaaatcttcaggaaaagagaaaggtgaTTCAATTAAAGTAGAAAAGATGGAGAAGAGCTCTTCTGGTagcaaaaag